The following are encoded in a window of Limibacter armeniacum genomic DNA:
- a CDS encoding Nramp family divalent metal transporter, protein MNKRSFRLGGPGVLVAAAFIGPGTVTVCTLAGAGYGFQLLWAVILSTVVTILFQEMASRLGIITRLDLTALIKREIQHPIVRLFTLLIVLCSIVIGNGAYEAGNIAGGALGLDTFFSLQSGSFNFTPVVIGTLAFSVLWLGKYKVLERSLVALVGLMSLSFILTAILTRPNISELLKGMFLPTIPENGLIIVLGVIGTTIVPYNLFLHTSLSKSKWSKPSDLKEAKWDTSLSIALGGLVSLAIVISASSLQGTTLANAVDLGKGLAPVYGVFAKYMISIGLFAAGITSAITAPLAAAYVTTGCFGWDSSMSSWKFRGTWVVILVLGVVFASVGFKPIDVIRFAQVANGMLLPVIGCVLVWLCSKDTVLGKYKNKPVMTLISAVMVLLIAALGAKSIWMVIG, encoded by the coding sequence ATGAACAAACGATCTTTTAGACTGGGAGGACCGGGAGTATTGGTTGCTGCTGCCTTTATTGGACCAGGAACAGTAACTGTGTGTACGTTGGCTGGTGCAGGTTATGGGTTTCAGTTATTGTGGGCTGTTATTTTATCTACAGTTGTTACAATCCTTTTTCAAGAGATGGCATCCCGTTTAGGAATTATTACCCGTCTTGACCTTACTGCACTGATTAAAAGAGAGATCCAGCACCCTATTGTCAGGTTGTTTACACTGCTAATCGTTTTATGTTCTATTGTGATCGGTAATGGGGCTTATGAGGCTGGAAATATTGCTGGAGGAGCACTGGGGTTAGACACCTTTTTTAGCTTGCAGTCTGGGAGTTTTAACTTTACGCCTGTAGTCATAGGAACTTTAGCTTTTAGTGTTTTGTGGTTAGGTAAATACAAAGTGCTGGAAAGGAGTCTGGTAGCCCTTGTAGGATTGATGAGTCTTTCCTTTATACTGACAGCCATATTGACCCGACCAAACATTTCTGAGCTGTTGAAGGGTATGTTTCTTCCTACCATTCCCGAAAATGGGTTGATCATCGTATTAGGAGTAATCGGGACTACCATCGTACCTTATAACCTGTTCTTACATACCTCATTGTCTAAGTCAAAATGGAGTAAACCAAGTGACTTAAAGGAAGCTAAGTGGGATACTAGCTTATCCATAGCATTGGGGGGCTTGGTATCATTGGCTATTGTTATCTCAGCTTCGTCATTGCAAGGAACCACACTTGCAAACGCGGTAGATTTAGGAAAAGGATTAGCGCCTGTATATGGAGTATTTGCCAAGTATATGATCTCAATAGGACTGTTTGCTGCAGGTATAACCTCAGCCATAACAGCTCCTTTAGCGGCGGCTTATGTAACCACAGGATGTTTTGGCTGGGATTCCAGTATGTCATCATGGAAGTTCAGGGGTACTTGGGTGGTGATTTTGGTATTGGGTGTTGTATTTGCCTCAGTAGGGTTTAAACCAATTGATGTTATTCGTTTTGCACAAGTGGCTAATGGGATGTTGTTGCCAGTGATTGGTTGTGTGTTAGTGTGGTTATGCAGTAAAGATACTGTGTTAGGTAAGTACAAAAACAAACCTGTGATGACACTGATAAGCGCTGTGATGGTATTACTGATTGCTGCATTAGGAGCTAAAAGTATTTGGATGGTAATAGGATAA